In Oceanotoga teriensis, the DNA window AAAAAGATTATTGAATAAAAATGATAGACTTAGCCTTGGAATAATATTGAACTTTCAGTTCAATATTGAGATAGAGAATATTGAGAAAAATAATGGACTAAATTTTAGGGATAAGATTTTAAAGAAAGAATTAAACAATGATAAAGAATGTTATATATGTAAATATTCAGAAGATCTCATGCCTATTTATTTGAATAATATAATCAAAATGTATGAAGAAAAGCCTGATTTTAGAAGTTTATTTGATGAATCCGATGGTTTTTGTATTAATCATTATAATCAGTTGATTAATCATAATAGAATAAAAAAAGATATGAAAAAATCTTTGAAAGAATTAGAAATTAAAGTTTTGAAAAATATTCAAAGTGATTTAAAATATTATCTTGAAAAATTTGAATTTAAAAATAGAGATCTTCCATGGTTGAATTCAAAAGATTCTATTGAAAGAACTATAAATAAATTTATAGGAGATATATAAAGAACTTCTCATATTCATGAGAAGTTCTTTTAATTTATAAATTTTTCTGTTGATTTTGAACCATCAAATAATGTAAACAATTGAAAATAATCTGTGGTTGATAATTTTTTTTCATGCATATCTAAAAAGAACATTTTCTCTTTAAAAGGACTATTTTTATTGTTTAAATCGAATAAAGTTATATTTCCTTTTGATATAGGTGCTAAGTCATAGCCGCTTATATTGTTAATTTTTTCTATTTTATTGCTTTTATTATCTCTATAATAACTATTTATGTAAAAAGAATATATGGATAAAACTTTATTTTTAAAATTTTCATCATTATTTAGATAATTTGCAATTGTGGGTTCTGAAGATATTTTATTCAATTTTGTATGAAATCCTCCCCATTGACCATAAAATTTTTGATTTTTATACATTTTTGTTATTTTTAAAAAATTATATGTTAATGCTTCTTCTCTTTGTTTAATTGGTTTAGAATCGTATGTAAGATTTAAAATAGAGTCTTTTTTATCATAATCATGATATAATTTCATGTTTAGTAATGAGTTTTCAACCATGAATTTTAATTTTTCGAACTCTTTTATTTTAGAATAATAGTTTTCATTATTTATCATATCTGAATATATAGATTTAAAAATATTTTGAATCTCATCTTTTATTCTATTGGGATTTGGATAATTTTTATTTTTAAAGTCATAAGTTTTAAAAGTTTTTATTAAGTATTCTAATTTTTCATTTATTTCGATATTTTTTATTTTAATTTTATTATTATCCAATAACAATTTTATTCCGAATAATGCAGATTCTTGCTGGAAGTCTAAGTCTGCTCCGATGAATATGAAATTGCCATTTTGTTCATCATAATATTTTTTTAATTTTTTGTAAAATTCATAGTTTTCTTTGGAATTTGCAAAAGTTCCATCGAGATTATTCATTATATAAATTAAGTATTCTTCATTTCCAGTTTTTAAATATTCATTTATAACATAAGAACTTGCATATCCAGATTCTGATATGTAAATATTGAAATCTTCTTCTTCATGCAGATATTTGAATAATTCGAGCTTATAATCAAAATTCAACTTTGTGGCATGATTTTCTGATGAAAATATTATTTTAAAATTGTTTAATTTATTTTTTAAAATAGGTGAAAAATCTGGATTTTCTAAATTTATTTCTATAGAATTATCATTTAAATATTGAAGTTCTTCATCAGAAAATTCTTTATTTGTATTTGTTTTTAATAAAGCACAAGAACTCAACATTAATATTATGGTATATAATATACTTAGTAATAGTATTTTTTTCATGAAAACCTCCATTGAATTTAAATTTATGATATATTATAACAAAGTTAACTTTTTTATAGGTTAAATTTTATATTAAATAAATTAATATTGTTTAAAATATAATTATAATATAATTTGTTTGAGAGGTAAAATATGAATATATTTATTGCAAGACAACCTATTTTTGATAGAAATTTAAATGTTTTTGGGTATGAACTTTTATACAGATCAGACTTTGAAAACATAAGTAAAATATTTAATGGTGATGTTGCAACCTCAATGGTTTTGAATAATGGAATATTGATGTTGAATGATGGAAAGTCTGAAAAATATTCGTTTATAAACTTCACAAAGAAACTCATAATTGATGAAGTGCCTTTGTTATTTTCAAATGAAGATATAGTTGTAGAGATATTGGAAAATATAATACCCGATGAAGAGTTTATAAGTAAATGTATAAAAATGAAAAAAAGAGGTTATATTTTAGCTTTAGATGATTTTGTTCTTTCATATGAATATGAAGATTTGATAAAACTTTCGGATATAATAAAAGTAGATTTTTTATTGAATTCTAGATCTGAAAGAAAAGAAATAATAAAAAAATATAGTAATTATAATGTAAAGTTTCTCGCTGAGAAAATAGAAACGAATAAAGAATTCGAAGAGGCTAAAAGTGATGGATATTCTTTTTTTCAGGGATACTTTTTTGAAAAACCATCTGTGATATCTGGGAAAGATATAGATATAATTCCAACAAATCTTTTTAAACTAATAGATATGGTTTATTCTAAAGATGTAAATTATAATGATATAGCGAAAGTAATAAAAAATGATGTTGCTTTGACTTATAAACTTTTGAGACTTACTAACTCTGTTAATTTTGGTAAAAGCCAAGAGATTAGTTCTATAAATCATGCTTTAACTTTTTTAGGAATAAAAGAACTTAGAAAATGGTTATCAATAATAATGGTTAATAATATAGATAATAAAAAAACAGATGAATTAATAAAAATTTCACTCATAAGGGGAAGAATGACAGAATTACTTGCAGAAAAACTTAATTTGGCTTCTGAAAATAATGATTTTTTTCTTGTTGGACTATTATCATTGATAGATACTTTGACAAACACAACTATGGAAGAAGCTTTAAGATATTTACCAATAAATTTGATCATAAAAGAGACTTTACTTGGAAAAGATACCATCATAAAGAAAGTTTTGAATATTGTTCTGATGTATGAAAAAAATGATTGGAATAATTTAGAATTTTTTTGTAAAAGTGTAAAAATTAATTTTGAAGAATTAACTAAAATATATTATAAATCAATAAAATGGGCAGACAATGTAATAATGGAATATTAAAAAATCATCGATTAAATATTAAATAATCGATGATTTTTTGTTTAAATATTTGAAAGTATTTTTGAAAAAGTATCTTTTGCTTTTTGAAAATCTTCATCATTTGGATGTTTTGCAGCTTCAGCATGTCTTTTTTTTCTTTCTTCATTCATAGCATGAGGATGATCTGGTGGAAGATTTTTAAACTTTTCTGCAAGTCTTGGATCTATTTTACCTTGACAATGGAAATGTCCCAAAACCTCATTATTGTTATTTTTCATCAATTCTTCAAATCTATCAACACATTTTTGCGCATGTTCTGAATCAGGATAAGCTCCAAGTGTAAAAAAGAAAGCTATTTTTTTATTTTTTATATTTTTCAAAACTTCTAAAGTTTTTTTATCGGCAGTTCCTCTATCTACCCAATAACCAATAGTTATAAAATCATAATCATCAAAATTTTCAATATTTTTTGCTTCATCAATCGATATAAAATCGGTATTTTCTGGCATTACTTCTTTTATACTTTCTGCAACCTTTTTAGTATTTCCGGTTAAAGTAGAATAAATTAAAATTGATTTCATAAATAACCTCCTGTTTGTTGTAGTTTAATCTACTGATATTATATAGAAAATACATCGAAAAGTCAATAAAATTTGATGTTTTAACCTTAAAAACTTATTGACACCTACTTTTTATTTTGATATAATGTAGGTATAACTACATAAATATATTTAGTTTAAAAAAATAAAGAGTGGTGAAATATGAAGAAAATAATTCCTATTGTTATTGTAGTATTTATAGTTATATTTTTTATATCTCTTTTTTCAGGAAGTGTAAAAATAACTTTTTCAGATCTTATGACACTTTTTCAAAAAGATGTTGATAATGATTTTGTAAAAACTATAGTTATGGATGTTAGATTACCAAGAATAATAATGGCTTTACTCACTGGAATGATGCTTGCATCTTCGGGTACTGTTGTTCAGACGGTATTTCAAAATCCTCTTGCCGATCCTTATATAATA includes these proteins:
- a CDS encoding DUF6062 family protein, giving the protein MQDIPINDAFMIDGKCPLCYIKDQIEEQIISKVLSNDMLISDDFVEDLKKYGFCKEHLKRLLNKNDRLSLGIILNFQFNIEIENIEKNNGLNFRDKILKKELNNDKECYICKYSEDLMPIYLNNIIKMYEEKPDFRSLFDESDGFCINHYNQLINHNRIKKDMKKSLKELEIKVLKNIQSDLKYYLEKFEFKNRDLPWLNSKDSIERTINKFIGDI
- a CDS encoding EAL and HDOD domain-containing protein, coding for MNIFIARQPIFDRNLNVFGYELLYRSDFENISKIFNGDVATSMVLNNGILMLNDGKSEKYSFINFTKKLIIDEVPLLFSNEDIVVEILENIIPDEEFISKCIKMKKRGYILALDDFVLSYEYEDLIKLSDIIKVDFLLNSRSERKEIIKKYSNYNVKFLAEKIETNKEFEEAKSDGYSFFQGYFFEKPSVISGKDIDIIPTNLFKLIDMVYSKDVNYNDIAKVIKNDVALTYKLLRLTNSVNFGKSQEISSINHALTFLGIKELRKWLSIIMVNNIDNKKTDELIKISLIRGRMTELLAEKLNLASENNDFFLVGLLSLIDTLTNTTMEEALRYLPINLIIKETLLGKDTIIKKVLNIVLMYEKNDWNNLEFFCKSVKINFEELTKIYYKSIKWADNVIMEY
- a CDS encoding flavodoxin family protein, whose protein sequence is MKSILIYSTLTGNTKKVAESIKEVMPENTDFISIDEAKNIENFDDYDFITIGYWVDRGTADKKTLEVLKNIKNKKIAFFFTLGAYPDSEHAQKCVDRFEELMKNNNNEVLGHFHCQGKIDPRLAEKFKNLPPDHPHAMNEERKKRHAEAAKHPNDEDFQKAKDTFSKILSNI